GGCGGTGGAAGTCGGGGCGAGGATATGCGGCCATCGTACAATCGCTAGATAATATTCGTGGAAAATCCTGTTGTTGTgaatgggatggaggatCAATGATGAGAAGTGCGAAGGACAACtggtgaggggaagagggatcGACAGCCAACCCCGCCCTGCCATGACGTGGTCCCATCAACCAGTGAAGCAAGGCCGTCTGATATTGTTGTGGAACTACTTCAGGGGAGCTTTACAACATTTCCTGACGACTCTACACTGAGAGCTATTCTGCCTGCCTATCTTCACGGAAACTTCCCCATAGGAAGGACGTATGACTTCCCCCCCCAACCGGTCCTGGAACTCGGCCAATTAAGCTAATTGGTCATATCATCTTAGCTGATAAAAGTACACATTGTCAACCCAGATCAAACTGGAATCAATCACACCACACTGCTATTCCTAGAGTCCCACCCGGTATCCAGGTTAAAAGTCTGTTGGATGAGAATGTCATTCGTACGCCTCCCAGTGTCACGGCTGGCTCTGGGTGAACAGGAATCAGGGTGGGCCACGCCTTCTCCGTCCCCTTGGATAGTGGTGGTCATGTTCACGACATTCCCCGGGCGAAATAAGGTCACGGGCGCTGATGGGTAGGAAGAGACAGAAACAAATTCGGCCTTGGGAGCTGTGGCCCCCGGCCCGGACGAGCTGCGTGAGCTCAACCGCGTCATTCCAGGTTTGGTGAAGCATGTCCGAAGATGCTTGAGTAACGGATGTAGAGTGGCCATACTACCCGCAAAGATTCCCAGGCCAACCTCGACATAAGACCAAACGGCCACCTCATAAGTCGCGTCTATGTTCTATTAGGCTCAAATGTTTGCGTaaaggagaggggggttatAATATGCGAAAcagggagaaagaggcaagggcaagggcatcTTACAAAGGAAGTCCGGATCGGCAAATGTGGGCACATAAGGGATGCGAACAATGACGGCACAGCAGGCGCTGTCAACAGTTTAGTTAGTGAGACTGGAAGTGATACGGGACAGATATATCAGGCTACCCACATGCAACCGATGCTGCTGATACCGATCGCAGCCACTTTTCTCCGCCACGGCATATTCAACTTTCGAATGATAAAGTATGGAACAATCCCAACCGCTAGATCACAGCAGGCAGCAACTGCGCTGTATGCCCAGGTCAGGGCAATAACTAATTCGGTCTTCACACACGTTCCCTCCACAGTGGGATCAAAGGCGACCCTGGTCCAGAAATAAGATACAGGACGACACTGCAGCAAAAGCGAAAACATGAGCACAAGCCCCATTAGGACGGTGCaagtcatgatgatgtataGAAATGCCAGGTGCGGTCGCTTGATGGTGATACGAGTGAGAAAGATGCATATTGAACATTTGCAAAaaatggaagagaagcagtATCCAATCTCGCAAAGCCACCAGTACTGGATAGGTTGTCAGTTGACAGGAACCGTGATCCGAAAACGAGGATTATACACACCTTCATTGCCGTAACTCGGTGGCTTGCCGTTAAGTCAGCGAAATGTTTTCCCGTGCCGTATAGACTGCCTCCGATCATGACGCCACAGAACATGGCATAGACGGCCTGTGAAGAGGTCAGCCTTGTCCATCTCATCCGCTGTCGCAAGGTCGCCACATACCATGGCTAGGACCATGAggccatcatcccatccaaaGGCTTTTACCAGCCTTAACCGGACATAGCAACGGAGCAGGACTGTGATGGAAGTCACAGCCAAAAATACTGCAGGGACGGCGCGGACGGCGGCATTGCGGTTGAGCGTCATGGACGGCGAGTTTTGGGCTGCCTTGGACGGTCACTGTTCAACCCGATGGTCAATCCATGCATCTGGTAGTTGACTATCATTAACAGTCCAGATTGATGCGGCAAAGGCTTGAGGTCATTAAAGAAAGCCAAGAGCAGGGCGGTAGTGAAAATCGATATCTCGCCCCTAGATTATCCCGAGATCCTGTAACCATGGGTTCAGGTCTCTTGGAGCATTGCAGAATATCGGACTAGCCAAGGGACCCTTTCATTGGTTGGGAGAGTCTATACTAGCATTGCATTCCATGGATACGCGGACTTCGATGATTCATCATTGAACCATGACAGTGCTTTGACAATGCCAGATGACACTCGACTCGGCACCGATGGAAAAGATACGATATACATATaaaaacatatatatatttacaccATGAATACCAAAGTGCTTTCATCTGATCGAGGTACACTACCAGTTACGACATGAGCGATAATGATGCAGATAACTCAATCGCTGTAGAAACCAAGtgattccttccttccatgtTCACCAGAGGTATTTCCATGGAATCATGGAAGATGAACAATGGGTCTATGGCGTCACAGCCTGTGCACGGACATGGCACGTGATTGCCACTCGGGAATCGCCGACGGGGAAACAAGATCCGGCCTCTTTATTTGGTTGGTACATTTTCCCGATCCTTCAATTCTTAGCCTGCAATGACCAAGTTGTCAACACTGCACGCACAGCCACAACACCTATCGTGACCTACCACACAGGAAAGCCAAGCGAAGGTTAAGCGGGCTGCTAATCAGGAGAAGTCGGGCCATGTGCTACGTTAGCCAAGCCATAACAGCCACATTCCGTTTCGACTCTACCGTGTACCAGGTCGCTACAGTTGGTACCTCTTGACGTCCTAAGCCTATCCTCATCTATGAAGGCACCCAGCATAATGTGGCCGAGGGCCTCTGATAACCTTTCGCTTTGCTCCTCTACGAATCCCGCAGAACCTCAACATTCCCCGTCATCAACCAGTCGCGTACCATAAGAAAAAAGGAGGCACATTCCGACCGGCAAAATTTAAACCATAGCATGGACTGCTCCCTTCCCGGGCAAAGAAGTGATATTACACACAGTGAAAAGTGTAGAAGAATAGGCAACACACTACACAGGGCTAGCTAAATATATGTC
The window above is part of the Aspergillus luchuensis IFO 4308 DNA, chromosome 8, nearly complete sequence genome. Proteins encoded here:
- a CDS encoding uncharacterized protein (COG:S;~EggNog:ENOG410PNYD;~TransMembrane:7 (o12-32i44-65o85-108i120-141o174-194i206-226o246-268i)), whose translation is MTLNRNAAVRAVPAVFLAVTSITVLLRCYVRLRLVKAFGWDDGLMVLAMAVYAMFCGVMIGGSLYGTGKHFADLTASHRVTAMKYWWLCEIGYCFSSIFCKCSICIFLTRITIKRPHLAFLYIIMTCTVLMGLVLMFSLLLQCRPVSYFWTRVAFDPTVEGTCVKTELVIALTWAYSAVAACCDLAVGIVPYFIIRKLNMPWRRKVAAIGISSIGCIACCAVIVRIPYVPTFADPDFLYATYEVAVWSYVEVGLGIFAGSMATLHPLLKHLRTCFTKPGMTRLSSRSSSGPGATAPKAEFVSVSSYPSAPVTLFRPGNVVNMTTTIQGDGEGVAHPDSCSPRASRDTGRRTNDILIQQTFNLDTGWDSRNSSVV